A stretch of DNA from Rhodothermales bacterium:
CTTGACCAGGGCACCAAGGTCACCGGCCACCATCTTCTGCACGCTGTCACGCTCGTGGCCGTTGATGGAATACAACTGGCCCAGGCGCTCCGTCGCTCCGGTGCCTGCGTTGACCAGGTCCATGCCGGGCTCCAGCGTACCCGAGTACACCCGGAAGAAAGAGTAGTCGCCCACGTGCGCCTCGGCCATGGTCCGGAATATGAGCGCAACCGGCTCGCCGCCCGGGTCTGCTTTCAGCGTGCCGCCGCCAACCAGCTCAGCCTCCGGCATTTCCGGCGGGCTGGGGCAGACGTTGTCGATGAAGGACATCAGGCGACTCACGCCGATGTTCTTTGTCGCGCTGGTCACAAAAATGGGGTAGAGCTGCCGCTTCAGCATCGCCACGTGCAGGCCCTTCCGCATCTCATCTTCTGAGAGGGTGCCCTTGTCGAAGTAGAGCTCCATGAGCCCTTCGTCGTTCTCGGCGATGTTCTCGATCAGCTCGTTGTGCAGCGATTCGGCCTCGTCCTTGAAGTCGGCAGCGATATCGCCGTCGGCCATCTTGCCGCTGCCCTCCTCAAAAGTGAGCTGCTTCATGCGCAGCACGTCCACAATGCTCCGCGTACCCGGGCCACCCGGAATCTGAACCACAGTCGCCCCGCGGCCAAAACGGTCCTGGATCTGCGAGATCACCCCCCGGAAGTCCGTGTCCGCCTTGTCCAGATGGTTGATCACGAACATGGCCGGCTTGCCCAGCTCCTGGGCCGTCTTCCAGGCCAGTTCGGTGCCCACCTGCACGCCCTCTGCGGCATTGATCACGAAGATCGCGCAGTCGGAAACCGTGAGGGACGCCACTACCTCTCCGACAAAGTCCGGGTATCCGGGCGTGTCGAAGATGTTGACTTTGTACCCCTTCCACTCGGCGTGCACCAGCGATGAGAAGACCGACATCTGCCGCTCCTTCTCCGAAGGGTGATAGTCACTCACCGTGGTGCCTTCTTCAATCGAGCCCATGCGCTGCAGGGCCCCCGACGTCAACAACATGGCTTCGGCCAACATGGTCTTACCTGCACCCTGATGGCCTACCAGCGCGACGTTGCGGATGTGCCCCGCGTCATACACCTGCATAAATCCTGCTCCTCGTTTGCTCTGTGAAGAATTGGAAAGGGCCGAAAAGATAACGGAGACCCTACCCTTGTCAAACCCTGTCGGCCTGCTGAAATCGCCGGAACAATCCCTTCAGGCCCCGTTATGGCAGCCGCGATGCCCCCCTCCGTTCTGGCCATAGAAACTTCCGGCGCCGTCTGCTCCGCGGCCGCTCTTTCGGGCGATGCGGTCTGTACTCGTTCCGTCCGTGGTGGCAGGCGACACGATGCCGAACTGATGGGCATGATTGACGCGGTACTGGCTGAGTCGGAGCTCGCGCGCGGAGATGTGCACGCCATCGCGGTATCGGCCGGCCCTGGCTCCTACACCGGCCTGCGCATCGGCGTAAGCGTGGCCAAGGCGCTTGCCGAGGCCCTCGGACGGCCGCTCGTGGCCGTACCGTCCCTGGTCGCCTGCGCACTGGCCTCCGAACTCGAAGGCAACCTGCTTGTGGCGTTTCCCTCCCGGCGTAAGGAGGTGTTCGCAGCCCGGGTGTTGGTATCCGAGAGGACCGCGCGGCAGGTCGGCGATACGCTCGCCGGCGAACCGGCAGCGATCCTGAGCAGCCTGGCCGATGGGCTCACTGCCGTCGTCGGACCGGGCGCGGACCGCATCGACCGTGAGCGGGCCCGCGTTTCTGAGTGCGATGCGGGCGCGGTGGCACGGGTCGGCGCGGCTATGCTGAGCATTGGTGAAGTCGTAGACCCCGAACTCTTCGAGCCGTATTATTTGAAGGAATTCGTCGCAGGCACACCCACCACCTCCGTGTTTGCACGACTGCCTTTCTAGGCACCATCCCGAGGAAGCATGGCCTGGTTTCGCCGCACAAAAGCGGGCATCAATACCGAGCTGAATGACCAGATCGACGTGCCCGAGGGGCAGTGGATCAAGTGCAACAGCTGTGGCAGCACGCTGAACCGCCGTGAGGTGCTCCGCAACCACCAGGTTTGCTCG
This window harbors:
- a CDS encoding elongation factor G, with amino-acid sequence MQVYDAGHIRNVALVGHQGAGKTMLAEAMLLTSGALQRMGSIEEGTTVSDYHPSEKERQMSVFSSLVHAEWKGYKVNIFDTPGYPDFVGEVVASLTVSDCAIFVINAAEGVQVGTELAWKTAQELGKPAMFVINHLDKADTDFRGVISQIQDRFGRGATVVQIPGGPGTRSIVDVLRMKQLTFEEGSGKMADGDIAADFKDEAESLHNELIENIAENDEGLMELYFDKGTLSEDEMRKGLHVAMLKRQLYPIFVTSATKNIGVSRLMSFIDNVCPSPPEMPEAELVGGGTLKADPGGEPVALIFRTMAEAHVGDYSFFRVYSGTLEPGMDLVNAGTGATERLGQLYSINGHERDSVQKMVAGDLGALVKLRNTHTNNTLHPKGSNAVIQPIGFPMPRYTTAVVAAREGEEDKLAQGLHQLHEEDPSLNITHDPHLSQMTLGGQGEMHLQIAQYRLKNRFGVDIEFLKPKVAYRETVTRRARSKYRHKKQTGGAGQFADISMLVEPLQGDFQPPDDIKVRSVDDHTTDWGSKIQFIDAIVGGVIDMRRFFGAIQKGVAEALQNGPVANYPVGDVRIVIFDGGMHSVDSNEAAFKTAARMCFRDAFREAGPVILEPIHHVEVLVPDNYTGDVMGDMNTRRARIQGMEAEGPFQKIIATVPEAELYRYSTSLRSMTQGRGLHRNAFASYEPMPRHVQEQVVADAEALAEA
- the tsaB gene encoding tRNA (adenosine(37)-N6)-threonylcarbamoyltransferase complex dimerization subunit type 1 TsaB — protein: MPPSVLAIETSGAVCSAAALSGDAVCTRSVRGGRRHDAELMGMIDAVLAESELARGDVHAIAVSAGPGSYTGLRIGVSVAKALAEALGRPLVAVPSLVACALASELEGNLLVAFPSRRKEVFAARVLVSERTARQVGDTLAGEPAAILSSLADGLTAVVGPGADRIDRERARVSECDAGAVARVGAAMLSIGEVVDPELFEPYYLKEFVAGTPTTSVFARLPF